Below is a genomic region from Populus trichocarpa isolate Nisqually-1 chromosome 15, P.trichocarpa_v4.1, whole genome shotgun sequence.
cctcacaaaacactgtagattgctacaaatcattttgtttagtctctaagtttttgataaccaacacaactttttttccgttatgaaatatttgctccatcataccttcagtttctattacttatctagcgctgattcataattataacactatcaagtgcatttgttttataagtcgcggcagcgcgcgggcatgtcatctcgtatattttattttatgatatgttCTTAAGCTTAGTATAGGTATGGTGTCTTCACAACATAGCTCCTGTGTTGCTAGTCACAGACCTGGAATTCAAGTTGTGACAAAGTTGGTATTAGAGccctgattttattaaaacccCTGTAATATGTGGAGCTTAGCAACTGTCTCGTTTTGTTATCATTCCTATTTGAATTCTTCAATTCCATGTTTAGCCTGTTTTCctcgattttgtttttgtagttgtgttgttatatatatgtgtgtgttctTTTAGGAATATATCGAGAGTCAAACATGTAGTGGATACTGACCATGAAGTGATGATTAGGAGGGCATTTTTATTGTTCAGCTCACGGATGAGAGGTGAAGAAGGAAGGTTTGAAAACTTCTCTTTAGCCTTTGGAGACAGAGTTTTAGGATGATATTGAGTTTGAAGCAGGTATTAGGTTGGATGCTGGTCAAGACGAGGATAAGAAATCCAATGGTATGGTGTCGTATGATGATAGTGCTTTGGATAAGATTGGTCAGCTCATGTTGATCATGACTAATCCTTTAGttaagagagaaaatgaaaaggataagAATGTGTATTCAACCTCCCATATTGTGCATGGAGTGAATGTGCCTTTGTTAGAGTTTCTTAAGCTGGCACCTCCCATATTTAAGGGAGTTAATAACTCTAAACTcccataatattttttggatgcAGTATGGCATAGGTGTGAAGTCATGGGATGCACGGATCATCATGTAGTGATTTTAGCATCCTTCATGTTAGAAGGCAAGGTGGTTGTGAACTGGTATAAGtctaaaaggaataaaaaagcaGTTGATTCTTCACTGATGTCATGGAATGAATTTTCTAAGATGTTTTTGGAGCGTTTTTCACCTGAAAATGTGAGAGATGACAGGTCATATGAGTTTAAGAGGTTGGTTTAGGGTGACTTAACAGTGATGGAGTGTGAGGTTGAGTTCACATGGCTTTCCAAATATATTGGTTATATGATACAGACTatgagaagaagaataaaaggtTTGTTTGGAGTCTTAATAGCTACCTCATCATATCTATTAGGGCTCGTGAGTTTAAGACATACTCAGTTGTAGTGGATCATGTTTGGGATATTAAGACATAAGAGTTAAAGGATTAAGTATTAGATGGTTCAACTAAAAGCCCTGGGGTGGTGAGTCGATCCTCTTTTCAACAGCGGTCTAATATAGGTCTTGATAGAGGACGAGAAGGCTGCCAAGAATAATTAGACAGTCAATGATTTCTCGCCAAGGTTTGCTATTAATGGAGCCGGAAATCATGGTATTAGTGAAGGTGGTTAGACTCGAAGTTAGGGTACTATTCAATCAACACTGCAAGGTTCAGACATGAAGCCTTTATGTCAGTCTTTAAATCTAAATATCATGGCCTAATTTGCTATAAGCAGACAGAAGCTTGTTTCGGTTGTGGGCAGATTGGTTGCTTATTAAGGGATTGTCCAAACAGGCAGTTCTTCTTACTTGGTGCATTTGTATCTGTTGCATCTCCTACTCAAACTCAATCAGCTAGTCATCCAGTGTTTTAAGATAGTCATAGAGCTAATGGACATGGTCAGTATGGCCATGGAGCAAGTGGTAGAGGTTTTGTGACAGCAGTTTAGAGACAAGCATGAGATTTTGCTCTCACCTAGCAAGATGCCCAGGTATCTAACATAGTTATCTCAAGTATACTCTATATATGTTCCTTCAAAGCTAAAGTCTTGTTTAACATGAGACCAACCTATTCTTTCgtatcattgtatttttctttgagGTTTGATAAACAACCCATTTTGTTAAAAAGTCCTTAGTGTGTGGCTACCCCTTCGGATGAGGTTATATTTTGGGAATATTTGTATATTGATTGTGAGGTTGAGATACAAGGTAGGAAGTTGCTGAGTGATTTGGTGATCTTGAAGATAATAAGTTTTGATGTGATATTAGGTATAGACTGGTTGTTGAGAAATTATGCCTTAATGGATTATTGGAatcaaaaaatgattttcaagcCTGGTGAGGAGACAAAGTTTGCATACCATAGAGATGGGTTATCATCCTCGTCAGATATTCTTTTATCCATCATGAAAAAGATGGTACAGAAGAGTATACAAGGCTTTTTTAGCTAATGTGAGAATCGAGGTTCTGACAATGGAAAAAGTTCTGATAGTTTAGGAGTTCATCCATGTTTTTCCTGATGACTTACTTGGACTACCTCATAATAGGGAGATAGATTTCTATATTGTTTTGGTTCTGGAAATAAAACTAATTCTGATGGCACCATATAGGATGACGCTAACAGAATTGAAGGAGTTGAATGACCATATTCATGATTTGTTGGATAAGAGGTTTATCCATCCTAGTGTGTCTCCATGGGGAGCACCTGTTTTGTTTGTAAATAAGAAAGTtttgattggaaagtgtttgattttttgaacATGTGGTGTCTAGGAATGGGTAGAGGTTGATCCATAGAAGCTAAAGACAGTTAAGTAGTGGCCGAAACCAATTACAATATTTGAGATTAAGAGTTTCTTATGATTAATAAGATACTATAGGAGGTTCATAGAGAACTTTTCATGAATTACAGCTTTATTAACTAAGTTGACACATAAGAATATCAGGTTTAAGTGGTCTAAAGAGTGAGAAGAGAGTTCCAAAGTTGAAGGATAGGTTGACTATAACTCTGATTTTGACAGTACCTTCAAGGTCTAGTGGTTTTACTGTGTACTGTGATGCGTCAAAGATTGAATTAGGTTGTGTATTAATGTAGAATGATAATATGATTGCTTATACCTCGAGATAGTTAAAAAAGCATAAGAAAAATTACCTCACACATGATTTAAAGATGGTTACagtagtgttttttcttttaacatttgaaGGCACTACTTGTATGGGGAGACATGCGAGATATTTACATATCATAAAAGTCTTTAATATATCTTTCAGCATAAGGATATGAATTTGAGACAATAAAGGTGGATAGAATTATTAATTGATTATGATTGCATGATCTAGTATCACCTAGGCAAGGCAAATGTTATTGTTGATGCATTGAGTAGAAAGTCTATGGATAGTTTGGCTCATATTCAAGAGGTGAGGAGACCTTTGATGAGAGAGTTACACAGATTATTAGATGAGAAAGTCAGTTTTGAGATTGGTGAATCTAAAGCATTGTTGGTTTGCTTTCAAGCTAGATCAGACTCAGTAGACTAAATTAAAGTGGCTCAAATGAAAGACGAATGGTTATGCAAGATTCAAGATGAGTTGGAGTTAGGAAAAGCTTGGGGTTTTGTTATCGATGGGATAGTATGTTAAGATTTGGTTCCAGGTTATATGTGCCTGAAGCggatgatttgaaaaaagatgTGATGAATAAAGCATACCATACTACCTATATAGTACATCCTGGttctaacaatatatatatagacttgaGAGAGTGTTACTAgtggaatggcatgaagaagGACATTATAGAGTTTGTATCTGAATGCTTGACTTGCTAAAGGATTAAAGGTGAGCGTAAGAAACCATCAGGGCTTTTGCAATCATTGTTGATTCATAAATGGAAATGGGAGAGAACCACTATGATTTTGTGTCAAGTTTGCCTGGGAGTTAAGAGGGTTATGATTTGCTTTGGGTGATAGTTGATCGTTTAAGCAATTCAGCTCATTTCTTATTAGTAAAGGTAACATATGGGTTtgcaaaactagaaaaaatctATGTTAACGAGATTATAAGGTTGCATGGTGTGCCAATCTCCATTGTGTCTGATAGAGGTCCATAGCTCACTTCTCAGTTTTTGGTGAGGTTTTTCTTTTAGTCTTGATTTGATGTCTTAAACTGCTCTATTattacattgttttatttaaagtttggattttaatattgtaataagtattatggattatgatttgtttatattGGTCTTGAAggatatttgaaattttacaaaatgctacgagattttatataatttgttttatgatatatatgttCTGAGACTTAGCGTAGATATGGTGTCCTCACGGCACTGCTCTTGTGTTGCCAGTCACGAACCTGAAATTCATGTTGTGACATGACCATTAAATCGAgcttaaattttgtaaaatgattctaaagttttggttttatagGGTAATCGACGAGCTATTATTAGcggagattaaaaaaaaaacctttaaattaggtttagaaaatattgtttttgttgttttaattatttttcaagttaattttaaattttatttttttctggttaggTTGGTTTTAAACCTAAATATAAATGGTTAACGtgctattaaatttttaatcaggttattaatttatagattttcaGAAAGTTTTCTGTACCCATTTTACTATCATCTAGAGTTGTAATCTTAGAATTCAAGAACCTTAATTTTTATCCAAACtatacaaaacacaaaaacaataagaTTACTGCAATATAACACTGTTATCGACATTCCACTGGACATATCTTTAGTTGtctaaatgaagaaaaaattgacaCTAATCTTGTCTCCTACGTTGTCgtaaaatttgaatatttgcaGCTGCAACAACATCTATCTGTATTGCCAGTCTGGCCTCATTTGCACAAGGACATCACAAGAAGCGAAACATAACTACATCTGAGACACCTGTACGAATTGTATAGCATTATgccataaaaaaagatgattgcAAGAACAAAGCAATGCCGAAGAATGATGCAGCTGCTGCTGGTTCACCATGAACAGCAAAGTTCCCACATTTCCAGTGTTAttcattttctgattttatcatggaccaaattgtttttttttttctatttttcagattttctgCTGCAGCAAATTTTACTAGCCAGTTTATGAAGGATTCGGGGATTTTCTAGATTTCATTCGTCACTTGTCAAAGAGAAACGTTCAAAATTCGAGTCGGAGGTTAGAATGACGAGGACTGTTAAAtcaaaaataatgaggaattaGACAGGCTGCTTGCAAATCAACATTCTATTTATCATTCTCAATAGATTTCCATACTGTACACTCTTGGATTGGGTTAGCAGCTTGCTACAACACATTCAAATATCCTGGGACTTATGCCCCCGTTGTTTACAGCAACAATTTCAGCAGACAATCAACAGCCAGTCCATTCCTCAAATCCTACGATGATCTTTTGCAAAGAAGGGATGTCTGAGAGCTTCTCGAGCTGTTAACCTGTCCATGGGATCGTACCTGAGCAATCCTTGCAAGAGATGTATAAGATCTCCAGCTGAATGGTCCACATGTTGCATTACTAGAttctgccaaaaaaaaacatatgcagACAAGAGATCGTGAGAATAGaacaaagtaaaaacaaaatcctcaGCAATAACTGATCTCACAGAAACATAgggatatcaaaaaaaatacaaacctgGAGTCGAGGTAGCTTCAAAACAGCTTTGATACTTTCTCTTGAAGCAGCTCCCTCTGGCCAGTCCAATCTACCCCTTCTAACAAACTTCTCTGCATGTCGACTGAGAAAGCACAAGATAGGATTAAGCAAAAGCTGAAATAATAACATATGATTATATATCAATTTGCAGATATGATATATAACTCACTCCACTCTCTTCAGCATATTCTGTGGCATAGGACCAAGCACACGTTCCATCATTGCAAGATGCTCCAAATTTTCATGTGTTTGAAATAAAGCCTCACCCTGTTCAACAGATGCAAAGTTGTACCAAAATCATTTGCATTTTGCTACAGTAAAAAAGTAGAAATGCAAAGTTCAGAAACATACTGTGCACAACTCCACTAAGATGCAACCAACACTCCACACATCACAAGGATAACTCCATCCAAGTCCTGTGTTGAAAATTGAAACTTGTAATCTCcaattatttacaaaaaaaaaagtaataaaaaaaggacaacTAACAAAAGTATTACCAAGAATAACTTCTGGTGCCCGGTAATGTCGTGTTGATACAATGTAATTCTGATCTTGACGCTCATAGGTAGTGCTACCAAAATCAATCACCTTGATGGCACTTGATTTTGGGACTCTTTTATAGTAGGAACTGTCCTTTGGAGAGCGAGTCGAGTTCTGCTCAAAGCAACATATGTCAGCGGCCTTAAGAAACCAATTCATCCAGAATGAGTTGACAAGGATAAAGCAAATGCCACATTAAAACCATAAAGCATGGCCAGAGCACAGCATAAATAGCAAGGTAAAAAGCTAAGCATCACCTTGTAATCAGGAACTTTTACATAGTCAGAAGAAACTAGGAGTATGTTCTCAGGCTTCAAATCAGTATGTATCATATGAAGGTCGTGCATAACTGCAAGATTTTAAGTACAGAAGCAACATTAGTAAATGAAATACATGACTACTCTTTACTTAATCTAGCCTAAGAATACAACTACCTACTCTAAAGAGAactaccaaaacaaaaaatctccCTAAAACATATACATTAGCTAATCTCATTATGTATTTCCACGTAGCTAAGAACttaacatttgattaaaaaaaagatagaagggaaagaaaaaagataaaagataaaagctGCATGAAAAGAGACTAGCTAAAGTAATTACTACACACATGCTACACATTCCAACAGTTGTCTGCCAATCTCACGGACATGATCAATAGGAAATGAGCGATAATTGTTTTTGCGAAGAAAATCGTATAAGCTTGGTCCAAGCTTCTCAAATACCTGTTAAAACCATTTACATTCACCCAGAAGTCTTAACCCCCAAATTATTTGTGAATTGAGGAAATCATTCCATCAGAAACTAATCATATATACTTACAATACAGATATGGTTACGATAGTCAAACCAGTTCCGTATTTGCACACAACTGCAAGGAATAAACCCCATTTAACCATAGACAAAGAGGCATAAACAAGCAGGTCACATGTTTGGCATTGGCAATAAATCAGGTAAGAGGTAGGTCAAGAAAACTCACCGGTTGCCACCTTTATCATGTTTACCAAGCTGTTGCAGCACTTCAATTTCTATCATGGCTGCCTCCTTATATTTCTTGATGCCACGTACAATTTTGATGGCAaccatttcctttctttctctgtcCCAGCATTCCAAAACCTGACCAAAGGTGCCTATACATAGAGCAAACAGTATAAATCCAAGAGGTCAGATGAACAAAAACTAAACCTCACAGCAATGAGGAATGCAAATACGTGACAGGGCATACCTTCTCCCATTTTGTTATGTATCTTATCTGCAACAATAGAAGCAAAAggaagaggggaaaaaaactcAGTCAGCAACCATCACGATTAAcatgtcaaaagaaaaactcaGTCCTATTTTTACTCGTTAATAGGGACTCTAATGCAACAAACAATTCAAAGTCAAATTTAACTGATACACTATTAAATCCATAATTGGTGGAAAAGAATTCTTGAAAGCCCCAGTAGCAAAAGATTTGCAACTTGAGGACCCTATATATAAACCTATTCATTGTTTATAAGGTATGGATGGTAAAGTGTAATTACAGCGAGAAGTTAAATTATCTCCAAGCGCAAACATGTAATGGCCATCCTTGTCATCTTCCCTCCATGGGGGAGAACCATTTTGAGCCACTCCTTTAACAAACAGAGAACTAGTATGGTCTGAGATTGCTCCCGAAGATGCATAGCTTGCTACATTCCCAACCTCTTGTCCACAAAAATTTCCTACCTGAGCCTACACACAGCCACCCATTTATGTACCACTCaagatataaaatcaaaatttttcaccTGATATCTTCATATACCCTCGGCATCCCCTTTCTCTTTTCCAAAAACTCATTTgtgagagaaacaaaaaattacagaatCAAATAATATTGCTAACATTATGAATAGAAGAAATCTTCATTTTTAGCAAAAGATTTAGGTCTGAATTACCTCAACAACTTTCAGCATAtcttatctaattatttttaaattaaaataaaaactttaatctaattaattatttttctgcaaataaaatatttattagcatacataatatagtaataaaaatacaatattaatcTAGCATCTTgatttttgtgaaaaataatgaaaaaaaaactattcaattaattttataaaccaACATCAATATAATCCGTATACAAAATAATGATCTGCGAAAGAATAACCATAAACAGATAAGAACTAATCGAAACAGATCTAAAATCAAAAGTCAAGATCcgatatttaaaaaacaagagaacCGGAACTAAAttcaaaacacaataaaatattttagatcttTCACGTcaagaacaaattgaaaaaaatgagcTGATGATACCTGAGGCACGTCCCAGCCGAAACGAGGTCTTTTCCTAGGTCGATCCAGGTGTGTTATGGGAAAGATGGTCACGTGTTCCATCTCCATGATCGAAGGGAAATCCAGAGAAGATTTAGCGATCTTGACAGGAAATAAAAAGGGagaaattagggatttttttttttaattggtgcGAGGAGAAATCTATCTAGCTAACCCTAGTTTTAAGTAACGTGAACATAATGGGAGGCGAGGCGGTTAGGAAGAGATCTGACCGTCAACGTGGGTTGGTTTTAGCCGTGGATTTGAACCTGACAAGTGTTTGTTAGGGtttattctttttgttgattccatgattcggttcggtttgtttGACTACAGTTAGGATTTAACCGTGGTTTAGTTAGCTGTTTTGCGGACCATGGGAACTGTCTAAGCGTGACAACACGCACGTCAAAAGACTTGATCGTAACGGTTATGGATAATGCATATCTATTTGACCCGCGTTATTTTGCgggtcaaagttttttttattgagaaaattatatataaatgttttttaatgtattaatatataacaaaaagattataagtatatttttaaaccCTTAAGCAtttatataactaaataaattaaaaactatatgtatttaaaaataataaaattattaataataaatgaagacaaaaaaaaaaaaaataagagacttatataaattaagatatttgacaTTGCAACAAGGGCATTTAACTCGATTGTGTTGAATGactttatttacaaaaataaaatttttatttaatcaagcaataatagaaataaataaataaaaaatttattaaataaaaaaatattatgtaaggttACACAAATTAGAAATACTAATTATATGACTCACACTCCGCCGCGGGTCAGATAGTTtaatttcctataaaaaaaattatatatgtaggTTTTTTCAACTCACTTATgtagtttgaaattttttagtgCAAATCACAAGGTTTATgaatacatgtaatcaaataaatcgagaactatatgtgttaataaataaataaaaagccattaataatacctaaaaataaaacttgaaaaattcaaagacaagtgtagatcaagatatttaatctcgtaaGATGAGACATTTACCCGATTATGTTTgttacattttatttattataatatattttttattcaatcaaacgataataaaaatagacaaacacattaaattgattgaataaaataaaacaaatattatgcaATGCTagacatattagaaatattatttgatagtaaaaaacaattattttcaaaaatatagttcattcatacaaaagattaaaaaatatagataaatcagaaaaaccttttcaaaaattaaatgcataaccAAAAAATAGTCATCATTTGATAGAGactctctaaacaaaataaatgagagaaggtatattaatctaaatataaataattagaaaaaaaacatataaaaagaagcattcattgaaaaacaattaggaaaaaaaagtcaGTGTTACTAGGCATGGCAAGCCAGGCTAGCTCGCCTAGCCCATTTTGTTAGGTCTTGCGCTACTGCACATGGGGTGGACGACATGTCGCCTACTAAGACAAATAACGTGTCATCTGATCTTGCCTAGATTTTGGCTGCTGTAGTAGCTGGAAAATCAGGGCATAAGGTTtgttttaactataaaaaaaaattcaatctattttGATCTAAAACACCTTAAGAATCATGATAAACGTATTTGTAGCCTcaaaaaaccattataaaaaTCGAAATCAATCCTAgctcaaatctttttcttttcacgaactttaaaaagttaaaaaaaaacacttaatatgaGCTCCCCTCATCAAAAgtaataatttgatataaatattatccaTTTTGGTGGCCTAAATCGATGTCAACGACATGTCTCTCTCTCAACCATAAAACTTTAgcgacctctctctctctctctctctctctctctctctctctcctctcaatTAGAgactaaaaagtaaaattttgtatcaaaattaaatttgagaaaTATTGAGGTAccaaaattgtataatttgcattatttttgaAGTTCGAGGACCAAAGTGCatctttttcaaaacttatgaCACGTCACCCATGTTTgacaccttttttatttatgtccCTCTTTTTTCAACCCcacccttcataaaaaaaaaatcaactagtcTTCAATTAGGACTAAATCGctagaaaaaaagtttgataactaaattgaaaaaaaaaaaaattaaagtccaTCAACAGTAATGTGTGAGATGATGAATAGTGAGATCATGCATAGTGAAAAAACCATGCCTTTTAGTTTTATACTTAATTatccaaaaattaatattttttatttatatcaaacataaaaaagattatagatgaattagaataatttcttcaaaaatttaatgcatacaaaataactaaaacataATCACCACTTGAAAGaagctatataaaaaaaataaaaaagagaaggtgtattaatttaaatataaattaaaaaattattttgaaaaaatacatataaaaaagtatcaattaaaaaataaaaaaataaaaatgttaggCCCATACGCCTCGTCCATTTAGTAAGGGCTTGTGTGTTTGagcccttattttttattacgaATGGGGgacaattgtttttgaaaaaagattaaatcatATGACACGTCGTCTAATTTTACTCAAATTTTAGCCATTATGAtatccaaaaaatcaaaatttaagctTTTCAGACctaaaacacctagaaaatacTCTGACATCTTGATAAACCCAAATAGGTCCCATAACCTGAAAGcaacccaaaaccaaaaaatctttccgagtttagatatatatatttttaggcaCTTTtaaggtagaaaaaaaaaacgtaaatttagttgtcaataaaaaaaaaaatcatttgaatcgAAATTTAAGTGTTTCAATAAGTAAGTATATTACACTGTcttgttttaagttttgatACTTACTATAGATTTCATTAGCTTTTTGATCCGCGCTTCGCTgctgatcaaattttttttcctaagaaataaatatgcatgcttttaatgtgttttttatagattaaaaaaaaaacttatgcataCATTTAATAgcataaattgagaattatgtgtgttaataaataaataaaagtcattaataataaataaagatggaaATTAACAAAATGTGAGTTATATAGAACAAGATATTTGGCCATACAACTTGGATCTTTGACATTATTATGCTTAATAAGTttgttaaaaaagatttttttatttaattaaatgagaataaaaatagacaaacatgaaattgattaaatcaaGTATGAGGcaagaaaatattatacaatgttaaatgtattaaaaataatttatgaaaatagatATCTTGAACATGCAACCTTTCTCagcatgtttttttacataaaaaaattaagtgtaaataaaaaagtttatgaaCCCATCTAATTAACTAAATCGAGAATAATTTGTgtcaataaatagaaaaaaaagtcaataacaataattaaatacgTATATGGAAAAGTCGAGAAGCgaatgtaaatcaagatatttgatcatATAATACAGATCATTTATCCAATTATGTTCAATGACTATgtttattaaaactaattttttatttaataaaatgatagtgaaaataaacacacatataaaattgattaaataaaatcaaagggaaaaaatgTCTTGCAAAGTTGCACTTATTagaaatactataaaaaattattttttatttttaaaaataaatttcaattatatataacaaaagaaaattatagatgaattagaataacttctttaaaaattaaataaatacaaaataataaaaaagcaaccactatttaaaaaaaattactaattacacacaaaaaatgaaaaattagagagaagggatattaattgaaatataatttaaaaattattaaaaaacacatataaaaaagcatgatttttttttaaagaaaaaattacaaaaaatattaagggactATATTAATTGCCACCATCTTATATCTTAACAATAATTGTGTCAGTTCTATGTGCATAGTGATGAACGACAACcctaaaatttgaaagaaataaagttgtttaatgatttatataaattatatattaaaatgtttttaatagtttaagttattggattgaattaattttttgatatgatattagaattttattaactaattaaataatcacGAATTCAAATCTTACTATCTtcattctatttaataaaaaaaattaagtattaaatatattaaaaaattatgtaaattatACTTTATACCTTCGTTTGCTGAAAAGATAGATAGCAAAAGAACAAAACTACTAGAATCAGGGTACTGTGAGAGCCACTCATTTGTAGTCCACCAATCTCTTggtataaaaattgaatttggtcACCCAAGATAAAAGGTTATGACATGATCTCATCTGTCTATCCAGAATACAGTTCTAAATTTGTGAAAATGTTAGAGGTTCATGCAATGATATTGCATCCATACTCTCTTGCCtgccttctttttatttttgttaccaAATGGTTCTTCTTCAATTCTGCACGGAATAAAAACTTACCACCTTCACCATTAAAGATTCCTGTTGTGGGCAATCTCCTTCAGTTAGGCTTGTATCCCCATCGCTCTCTGCAATCTTTGGCTAAACGCCATGGTCCACTCATGCTCTTGCACCTTGGCAACGCTCCTACACTTGTGGTCTCGTCTGCTGATGGAGCTCATGAGATCTTGAGAACTCATGACGTCATATTTTCAAATAGGCCTGATTCAAGCATTGCAAGAAGACTTTTGTATGACTACAAGGACCTGTCCTTGGCCCTTTATGGCGAGTATTGGAGGCAAATAAGAAGCATATGTGTCGCGCAGCTACTTAGCTCTAAAAGGGTTAAGTTATTCCACTCCATAAGAGAAGAGGAAACAGCTTTGCTAGTCCAAAACGTCGAGCTGTTTTCTTCAAGATCATTACAAGTTGA
It encodes:
- the LOC7453810 gene encoding serine/threonine-protein kinase AFC2 isoform X4, translated to MHDLHMIHTDLKPENILLVSSDYVKVPDYKNSTRSPKDSSYYKRVPKSSAIKVIDFGSTTYERQDQNYIVSTRHYRAPEVILGLGWSYPCDVWSVGCILVELCTGEALFQTHENLEHLAMMERVLGPMPQNMLKRVDRHAEKFVRRGRLDWPEGAASRESIKAVLKLPRLQNLVMQHVDHSAGDLIHLLQGLLRYDPMDRLTAREALRHPFFAKDHRRI
- the LOC7453810 gene encoding serine/threonine-protein kinase AFC2 isoform X1; translated protein: MEMEHVTIFPITHLDRPRKRPRFGWDVPQAQVGNFCGQEVGNVASYASSGAISDHTSSLFVKGVAQNGSPPWREDDKDGHYMFALGDNLTSRYKIHNKMGEGTFGQVLECWDRERKEMVAIKIVRGIKKYKEAAMIEIEVLQQLGKHDKGGNRCVQIRNWFDYRNHICIVFEKLGPSLYDFLRKNNYRSFPIDHVREIGRQLLECVAFMHDLHMIHTDLKPENILLVSSDYVKVPDYKNSTRSPKDSSYYKRVPKSSAIKVIDFGSTTYERQDQNYIVSTRHYRAPEVILGLGWSYPCDVWSVGCILVELCTGEALFQTHENLEHLAMMERVLGPMPQNMLKRVDRHAEKFVRRGRLDWPEGAASRESIKAVLKLPRLQNLVMQHVDHSAGDLIHLLQGLLRYDPMDRLTAREALRHPFFAKDHRRI
- the LOC7453810 gene encoding serine/threonine-protein kinase AFC2 isoform X3, with amino-acid sequence MIKVATVMHDLHMIHTDLKPENILLVSSDYVKVPDYKNSTRSPKDSSYYKRVPKSSAIKVIDFGSTTYERQDQNYIVSTRHYRAPEVILGLGWSYPCDVWSVGCILVELCTGEALFQTHENLEHLAMMERVLGPMPQNMLKRVDRHAEKFVRRGRLDWPEGAASRESIKAVLKLPRLQNLVMQHVDHSAGDLIHLLQGLLRYDPMDRLTAREALRHPFFAKDHRRI
- the LOC7453810 gene encoding serine/threonine-protein kinase AFC2 isoform X2; the encoded protein is MGEGTFGQVLECWDRERKEMVAIKIVRGIKKYKEAAMIEIEVLQQLGKHDKGGNRCVQIRNWFDYRNHICIVFEKLGPSLYDFLRKNNYRSFPIDHVREIGRQLLECVAFMHDLHMIHTDLKPENILLVSSDYVKVPDYKNSTRSPKDSSYYKRVPKSSAIKVIDFGSTTYERQDQNYIVSTRHYRAPEVILGLGWSYPCDVWSVGCILVELCTGEALFQTHENLEHLAMMERVLGPMPQNMLKRVDRHAEKFVRRGRLDWPEGAASRESIKAVLKLPRLQNLVMQHVDHSAGDLIHLLQGLLRYDPMDRLTAREALRHPFFAKDHRRI